The Cryptomeria japonica chromosome 2, Sugi_1.0, whole genome shotgun sequence region TCTTTGAATCCACCCAGTTTATGCTATGTCTGGGTAACTTTTTCAATATTTCGTAGACTTGTTAGTATATTATGGACCTAAGTTTGCAGGAAACATCATAGGGAGCCCGTATTGACATTTTGCCAGTTCCATAATGGAAATAcctggaaacatttcaaaacaCCTGATCGGGCCAGCGTAATCCATAAACATCTcagaaatgtttgggatgtttaTGGATTCTTCCTatataaatttttttcttttaatgtgTTCTATACAAATGTTATTGTGCTTTTTAATATTAGGGGTTTGATGAAAATCAGTTTTTCCAGATTCAGTCTCCAATTTCATTTACTTTACCTGATAACAGAGCTATGGGTTACTCCTGTCAATTAACTGTAGTCTCAGTTGTCAAAGTGTCTGTGGAGCACTGCATAGCGTGCTTCCCTTTTCTCTTATTTGATTTTCTATATCAATCTAAGGTAggtaaatgtaaatttaaaataaatttacaagAATTTTGTAGCCAAAGATCACTATTGTTTTATAATTCAATATAAATTTGACATCCATCAAGAAAGACACAAAAATATTACTAATACTCCATAACCAAGTAAAGTTTTATACACAATCTTGATTTGTTGCAGTTTAAATGACAATGTTACTGGAAAAAGATGATGTTGCCAAATCACAAGCAGGATACCCTTTTCCCAAGGTGAGCCTCTTATTTCATATGAAGGATACATGATTATTGCTTTTCTCTTATTGAAATCAAACCAATTGCTTGAGGAGTCAAAAGTACTATAACTTGGCCGTATGTCACTGAAGATGGATAGTGAACTACAATAAATGTTGGTATTTTAAACAGAGAAAAATATTCCTTTTGCTTGCAAAATTTTGATGCAGATTTTTGTGCCTGTTATTTTCATGAAGAATTGGAATCTATCTTCTTTCAGACTGTGTCTCATCCTCTATCTTCTACAGGAATCTTTTAATTATCAAACCTGTCGTTCTTATTTATGTTATAACCAAATCAATCATATACACTGTTGAATGAATGTTGTGGTCATCACCAGCCAACATACTGCTCAAGAAGACAAGTTACTAGATAGTATTGAAGTGTAGATACTTCAGCAAGCAACTCTCAAAGACTATTGTGGAGGAAGGCCATTACCAACCAAACTATGTCTGAATACCTATAAGTTGTAATTGATGTTCATTGCATTGAAGTTTGAAGTAATCACTAATATGGGATCTCTTACTAGCAATCAATAAACAAATGAATACACAGAGAAATAATGCTCAACACAGATTTTGGTTCCATCTTATGCAGGAGGGCTAGTACTAGAGCCTCTTCCATCTCAGATAAGGAGGCTTAGTATCAGAGGATTGGTGTATTGTAGAGAAAGAGGCTCAATACTAGAGTCCGATTCTATCTTAAACAAGGAAATGGTAGTTTCCAATCTGAAAAAACTCTAGCAGCATTACATGATAGTTAGATGTTCAATTTCCATAGAATTTCAGATAACCAATGCAAGAAATAAATATTCACAGAGCTTTCAATATGGTCAACATATAACAACAGCTCGAAATAGCAATGAATTTATCATTCCGATGTTGCAGTGAACCTCACTGATGCCACCTGTCAAACAGAAGATTTCTTAGCACTCAGAGCAGTGAACTCAACCATATTTCATTCAATGGCATATTTTATAGGTCAGAACATTTGCCTACTCCTAAGGCAGAACGGTTTCCATTATAATGACCTGAGCTCATGTTCCAGTGGGCATGTTTCCTTTCATAATGCAGATGTAGTAATGTGAGACAATTTGGACTAGCTTATGTACAAGGTCCAAGTGAATTTTGTAGTAGTAAATACTACTAGTACGTGGCTTCTAAGCCAAACAGTATTCTGATAGTGCATCCCTCTTGTATCAATAAGATGTCAAGTGAGAATGCTTGCCAATTCACAGATTAAAAGTCAAATATGATGGATATCAAAGTGTCTTTGTGCCATGGTTCAATGGTGGTTATGGAGTAATAATTGTGAAGTACTCTTCCATCAAAATTTTTAATGATTTCAAAAATTATGTGTGCACCATGGGGCCCTGTtaatgtgtcttttgtacacgaccaaacacagaataaaatacctaaaggtaccttatcctctcttgaacaaagtttccaactactgaagatctcgccgaaggatcaatcggagtaactccaaggttctgatatgtaggttctctacctGTGGATAAACTCTTTGCGGTATGATGTggttttgctggaatcacaaggggacttacattcgatgacttgaacgtctgatttgttggaatcacaagtcctatttactaactggaagataaagaaatagcaaaagatataaggttcaggaagtctactctaagacctagattgcgagaagatggatgaatgactaggtggagtcctactgggctgggtctcaccatcaggttgaacaattcaacaccaactcagtgcgatcttctaagggatgtttcaaatatgtCCAAATCGTACACCACCAaatactgatcaccattcaagataatgcgtgaACAACAAAGGTGTTATGACTCGGGATTAAGctcgttctatgccagttgaccatgcaaggcgctcttacagtcaacaaaaggctagtggtttggactaggtagATTCCATGTGAatgcattcaataacttctttcattcaatttaattacctatcatctaaaatgaagattcgacaagagaccatgcatattgcaaagaaacaacacacttcaccataacttcaatgaaaatggagtttatttacaatcaatggcaacaatttcttgccttgtcctcctaatctactctaattgttattctatcagctgactattcactatttctaactattcaccaactattaacctttacaaatgaggagccagagctttatatagagaaccctttacaaacagacgactctgattgacttagaacaaatggctaggattacaagatagaaaccctaattagggtttgttacaacaaacttccttagccaattagaaaattacattccaagggtgaggaccaataagaagcaggggtaggtacattgaaattTGTGCCACCTccgataaattaggtacattgaatctggtcatgctgaggtggaccaatccgactggaagaatgatgactgggatgccaccttgtctaacgctTATGACTTGGTTGATCCTCTTCAATCTTTTgacatgatgaatgatgtacttcctttgttTGACCAGGCTTCCTTGTTGTTAAGTCTGTCTCCTCCAGTAGCACACCTCGGCCTTGAAGTGTTGGAAAAGCCCTTTCTTTGTCATCCTGTGAAAGAATGAAGTCTTGAGGTTAACTCGAACTCCTTGAACACCCCTAGTCTTCTAAtgcttcaaagcaccttgagtcttcccttttgcttgtggaacgtccttgatgatgatggattggaagaggtcgtccttgccctggcctggtcttcttcatctgcaaaataaaccaaaagatgattaaggacacataataaattcattctaacatagcgttttctaccttaaatcatcaacaagaagacatcaaaatgaagtttgctcaaaaTCCTCTCTAGGATAGGCCCTATTAGAATTTCGCttcggaccctttggaagggtcaatagcaaaatttgcattcctggccaatttagacctcatttcatcatttcataatcttaggtagcCTTCAAACCTCTTCTCATCATAATCTCACAACTAGCCCTTTTCCTAGCtaaaacaaggtgaaaaataggagtttcaaaggatttcgccctggaccctctggaagggtcaggagtgaaatttgcattttaggacaaaatcttcacaacTTGTGACCACAAATtgctcaaatgcatgtctaaggatcCCTTTAATCTCAACCAACATCAAGCTCgatgcaaaattggagaaaaaaggagtttttgaggatttcactctggaccctttggaagggttaggagcgaaattctagtttagGCTCAAGTTCTATCACTCCACTCCGAAatgtcttccaaggcaagcatacactaatATTCTCTCCACCAAGCCCTGGGAATCCATCTCCTGGTCTTCATTATGGGCAATCTAGGTGATATTGAGAatttcgttctggaccctttggaagggtcaggagcgaaattcaagtttttagCTCAAAATCGTTACCTCTTGGACTCATAACCTATTCAAACACATTCCTATGGCCATATTTAAGTCCAATTCACCTTGATTACTGTCCTGGCCTAGCACAAAATTGAAGGAAAAATGacattttgagaatttcgctctagaccctttggaagggtcaggagcgaaattcaagtttttcaCTTGATATTTCATTTCTTTCACTCCAATCTATCTTGCAAGGCTAAATAAAATCATTCCATCATCAACCACACCCTAAGAATCAAAGTCTTTGCCTCATACAAGGgaaaaaatagttgatttgaagaatttcgctatggaccctttggaagggtcaggagcgaatttcattcCTAGCTTGTCTTCCCTCACTCAAatccattcttctcactttgtcTCCCATTGACTCCCTCATTTGGATCCATCTCTCAACTtgacaacatttgcttgatcctcaAAAGGCTTGaaaaggaaaattcgctcaaaaacctagccagggacaggacctatccagaatttcgctctggaccctttggaagggtcaggagcgaaattcaagtcttAGCTCAAAATTTACACTTTTGATGATCAAAAATAATTCAAAGGAAATCCAAAGAGATtttctcaccttggtctaggcctgACTTcacacaaattttggagaaaaagaaGGTTTTACGGTtcttcgctttggaccctttggaagggtcaggagcgaaaatcttgttttgagctcatttctCCATCCTCTCAACCTCAATAAACTTCAAAAGGCAAAGATACACTTCTTCACACCCATCCAAGCTATAAAAACCCAAAGTTTGACTTGACCTGCAAGGAAAAAAGGTGATTTTAgaaattttgctctagacccttttgAGGGATCAGGAGCAAAAATCTTGGtttagctcaattccttcaaattcatgGATAAATAGAAACTCAAAGTCATTTCTAGGGACATCTCCAATCTCAATTCATCTTGATCTATACTTGCCTTgacacaaaattgggaaaaaaggtggtttagtgaaatttcgctctggaccctttggaagggtcaggagtgattttcctTTTCTAGGACAAAATCTCCACCTTTCATTGCTTTCAAAAATTCCCTAAAGCAAGAACAATTCCATCTTTCTTCCAACATGCCTTGGATACTAAGAATTTgatcaaacaaggaagaaaatgaggtctattgagattttcgctttggaccctttggaagggtcaggagcgaaaatcttgttttgagcttgATTATTGATTCTTCCAACTCCAATATTCTCTGGGAGTCAAACATACATCACTCTTCTTGCATCCACACCAAGGTCCTGACCTTACCTAAGGAggaaatgagtgttttcaagaatttcgctcttgaccctttggaagggtcaggagcgaaaatcttgttttaagaTAAAACTCTTCATCTCTCCCAACTCTAATCACTCCCTAAGGCTATAACATGTCAAACACCTCCAAACATGGTTTAAAAACTAAGAAGTTGGTctggacaaagaagaaattgaggtctataaggattttcgctttggaccctttggaagggtcaggagcgaaatccctattCTTGGCTAGTTTCTCACCTTCTTTCATCccattctccttcaaacttgatcaattcaacttccttctatCGCAATCAAGACAATCCACCATCCAACTAGCACCAGGCAAGGTTAAACTAGGTCTTAAGGCCAAAAAGAAGGCTAAATGGaggattttgctttggaccctttggaagggtcaggagcgaaattctcctcccaggttgattttcatcatttcaaagtcttaaacctcctctccaaggcaaacatgCATCAAAACCTTCTCAACTATGCCTCAAAAGTCAACAATTTGGtcatatcaaagagcaaagtggaggaaaagtggatttcgctctggaccctttggaagggtcaggagcaaaattcttgttTTGGTCAAAAATCCTCCATTCTTTCACATTCTATCACCTCAAAAGGAAAAGACACATCATTCTCCTTCCAACTACACCCAAGGAACTAGGTTTGTGTGCAAACAAAGAGGAAAAGAGGTttcttctaagaatttcgctctggacccttcggaagggtcaggagcgaaattcttgttttggACAAAATCTACATTTTCCAATGCCTTCAATCACTTCCTAGGGCTAGAACATACCAATTTACCCTTATCATGTCTAAGAAAGAAGACTTTTAGTGCAAACAAGGAGACCAAaggtgtctagggagaatttcgctctggaccctttggaagggttaggagcgaaattcacatttaggctcaaatcttgatttcgtttctcacatttcttcatccaaacaattgttttgccctcaataatgcctggaaatgagttagttctaagtttgggtcaaactagaatgtcttatggagaatttcgctctggaccctttggaagggtcaggagcgaaatttgatattttggtctctccgtcaagattcatatatggaatataacatttgaGTATaagatactttaagttatattccatatatactgtcaggatgtttgagagtggtttcggacctccaggagttataatgcaaaatctagtttttggaggattcttcaattttccaaacttagtcaaatttcaggattaggaagacattccagacttagccaaatttcagggcatttgaagatcaggatgacattccaggcttcatcactcaccaacttgacctaactcagaccttcaaagaggatattcactcaccaagcaagacacaattagcaacaagagcaaaaccaagccctaaggaagactttcaaagaaaccctaacccggagcatccactaactcacctttagctaaaacagagcctattatcttagtgatccctctggcaacactcagcagCAAAGGTTAATGGACAAAACTCAAAAGacccagaaaacaaaccctagaaagcaaaaagtaggggtccccatttgcaatggtacaatgtgtgaatacatcacaacaggacCCTAGGCTCCCATGGAAAGTTTGAATCAACAATGACACTTTCCAAAATAATTTGACTATGAGGATGACCTTTAACATTGGTTTTATTTTTGCATGACCATATAGTTTACTATTTCAATAGGATTGTGTCCTTTGCATTATTGCGACAATTGTTCATTCTTTGTATTTGTTTTAACTTTTTCTTGTGCTTCTATCTTATAGGTCCAGGCATGGGAATTGTTGTAGTTGACCCAAATAATATCAATGATTCAAATGGAGGAATTAGAATTGACAAAAGAGTAGTGTTGGTGCATTATATTATTTTCGTGCATtatattattttcttgcatttagttAATTACTTTAATGCATTATATGCACCTAATATAGGATAAGCTTGCAAAGGTAGGTATCTACCTATGTAGGGTTTACTTGCATCATGTGACTTGTACCTTCCTAGTTTGGTGAAGATGACATGCACATATGTGACTTTATCTCCTCTATCCCACATTGGTTGTATATTCACATCTCTTGTCAATGTATCCTATATATTCCCATTTGAGCAATTGAGAATCTAGATTCATTGTATATGTTCATCCTCTCATAAAATAGAACAATTTTCTCATTTTGGGCCTCGTTTGTGCTTTAATTGAAGCCTCTATATCTTAGGTGGTTAATTCCTTGGCCaaatctaacatggtattagaTCATGTGGAATTGCTTCTTGTTAGCCTTTTTGGAGATCTAAGTTGCATATCTTGTACTTGCTTGAAAAGTTGAGTATGCTCTTCTATTGCATTGAATGATGACTTGGagaatatatttttttgataaaaaataccAGATTTTGGGGGTTTTGTTTTGTAATTGCATTTTTTAGTTTGATGGCAGTccgtttttctttttgtttcatccaaatcgatcATAGGAAACCAAACCTACAAGGATTTTAAGGGCTTTCTATTAGGCATTTGCAGATCACTTGTCATTTGGAACATTTTGGGGCAAAATGAGCCTTGCCATTGCAACTAGAAGATCAAAAACCCTAAGATAGTCTgtcaatcatcaaaatcaatgcaTTGTGCTTTAGGGTGTTAGAGGATTCTTGCATTGTCGGCAGATCCATGACATGAGTTGATGTAGGCACTAATGCAGGAAGAGTTgacttttattaaataaaaaaattgtcttctatttgatttttcagattttaaattgaaaataattcTCTATAGCAGAGTACTACCAATACCCTATGCAGACTTGTCCTTGATAGGTGTTAGCACTGTACCATTGCAGTCAAACCTTCAATTGGTTGCCCCTTGGTTGCTTGGTGGCAACCATTGGCTCCACCATGAACAACATTATTGCACCTGCTATTGGTGATGTTCTACAATACTAGCCCCATGGTCCCCTTCTTTGCCACTGGCAACTCCTTGACCAGCTGGCTCATAGAAAATATTTAGAAAATATTCTTTTCAAAATCATCTTCGTAGACCATTCAATTACAGATTAGTAGTCCTGAAGCTTAAAGCATGCCACTACAAAGAAAGAAAGAGATTTATGTTGTCTGCAAATGAACAAAGTAGGTCCATGGGATTTAAAAGTACCCTAGCAACCATAGAGAAGAGCCAGGGTAAGAAGGCCACACTAGACATTCACATACATGAATGGTCAGGCAAACTCAGTACACACTTATTCTTTCAACGAACTAGGCCCTGTGGGTGATTGATGCTTATGGAATAGAAGCTTTGCTGAATTAGTAATGGTAATGTCTGCATACCCTTTGGTGCGCATTGTTAGCCTGAGTAAATTCAACTTTCTAAGTTGTGAGAATCTTTCTCTGCCAATGAATTGCAATTACAAGTTTCCTCTGCCATGACTTTTTCCTTTGAAGAAATAATTTCTTACTTATTCAAGGTGGTCTATTTCCAAATGCACAAGGACGTTTGGTGAGAGTCTGAATCAAAAGAACTTTTATTTTTGTATCGTTTAAGTTTCCTTGGTATAGGATCTAAGCAGTGTCATACAGGAAATGGTTTTTTGAAAATAGCCAATTAGAGTATTAGATGGTACTGTACAAAATCCAAATGTTCTGTATCAAAGACATTGTCATAGCCTATAGGCAAAAAACataccttctgatatacctttagtgAGAAAATATCTTTTAATTTTCTATGGTAACATTCTGAAATGGAACTGTCATACTTGGAACTTGCTTTGAGATAAAATTGTTTTTGAATGCATGTAACACTATTGAAAGGCATTGGAAGCCCGAGTGAAATAAAATTACCTAGGTTGTGTGAATCTTCTTTCTTCATAAATAAAAAATGGTCCAGTTTGGAACTTACCATACTTTTTCAAAAGACTCATTTTGCAATGCACAAGAAGCTCTGACGAGGCAATCAATCAAAATGAACTTATAACCATATACCTTTCACTCTGTGTTTTCTCTATTTTAGTACCTAGTACTTGTGAATTTGTAATAGTAGAAGATTGGTTAGGTAGTCTATTAAATTATTAGATAGTATGAATTGAAGCCATAGTAATGAAACATGCCTTGTGATATGCCGTAGGTGGAAGTTCTTATTTAATAACCTTAAGCAAGGTTGTATTTATTTTGCACATTATAAGAGTTTTCATGGGAGGAAATTTGTTTTGGGTATGTTAGAGGTTTTAATAAAGAATTCGGGAAATTGTGGCTTATTTTGTCTGctgtaaaaataaaatttaaaaatgacAACTACCAAACAAGGCTTTCCTAGACACATTTGATGATAAGACCACCAGCCAATACACAGAGATCAACTGGTGAAGTAAAATGTCACGCTAATGCCTCATCCACTGGACAATGGAGTTTATCAAGATTGGCTCATCATTGTCGGATCAAATGCATCAACCACAACTAATTTCTAATGCCTTCTCATAAAACAGGGCCCTAGGTGGATTATATTATTTATGATGATGAATTATCAGGTGATCCTGACTGGAAAGCTTGTTCATGGTGAGGCAATGTACTCAAATGTCTTTGTATGCCCATATTTGAAAAATATAGACCCCAAGGTCGTAAAAGGGCTTTTAATTTCCCTGGAAAATAGAGAGATTGGAGGTGTTACCCCTATTTTAAAAAGTAGGGGGTAAGTGGTGGTCAAATTTTGAACGAACAATGATCTCATATCTGTCAGGCTAGGGATTTCATTTTCTTTGAAGAGGGGTAAATGTTTTTTACAAGAGCTATGAACCGttgaggtcacaaatgggggacctcatccccatttaaACATTCAACTATAGTACCCTTGCGGGGTTTGAAACTTGATGACAAGAACAGCAACACCACAACTTAAACATCACGACATGCCAATGTTGGCAGGCTGGGGATTCTGTCTAATGATCTGATTAAAAATCTATCTCAATATTAAATCTTACATTTGCAATTTATCTTTAGTTACATATGAAATTTTTAATAGAATAGTATTTGTAGTGCAGACCTATATCTGCTTGCTTTCTCTTGGGACCTGAATATTGTTTTATGGATTCTGTTGCTTATTTCTTCCAAATTAGCATTTaaaatttagattattttaatttattgcatttatttttttatgttcaaagaattgcattgaaaattaaagTTTAAATCTACCGTCAGGCTGGAGGAAGGGTCCCAAACTTGTCATCAGAAGACTCAAAAGTTTCTACAAATGGAAATCGTATTCTTAAGTCAGATATTGAACTGCCAGACTTCGATCTGGATATCAATCGCTGGCTAAGGTCATCACGAGTTCAGGTAGAGCTATCATAACAAGACTTACAACATGGCACAAATGATGTCAATGGTCTTACTTTGTAGGTTCCATGAGTGGATTTCATTGAAATAAACTCAACTAACATGACTCTAACCTGACAGTGGTACCCAGGTCATATTGCGCAAGCAGAGAGAGAACTAAAGCAACAGCTAAAGTTGATGGATGTTGTCATAGAAGTACGTGATGCAAGGATACCTATGGCAACTGGACATCCAGAGGTGAAGTCTATTTCTTAGACCTGGATTGGTATGCCAGTAGTCAGTTAACAAGTATGGCTGCGTAGGCATTTCAATCTCCACAAGGTTTAAATTCTTAATTTAGGAAATCAATTTGGTTGGTATTTGTTTAAAATAACGCATAGAATAACACATAGATCATTCCTTCGATGCAGACTAATAAAATTTCAATCTGGACAGATGGACTTATGGATTGGTGATAAGAAGAAAATTTTAGTTTTAAATAAAGTAGACATGATCTCAACCGAAGACAAGAATAAATGGGCTACATATTTCTCTAAACAGGGGATAACAGTAGTCCTTGCAAATGGTCAGCTTGGAATGGTAAGTGATCTAACTTTTACTATAATGTACTTATGCTGGTCAATTCTTTGCACTCTACAACATTTGGCAACATAATTATACGATTTAATTAAACTCTCTCTTCATTAGTGTGGCTTCTAGACCTGTGTGCTTTATATTTTAAATGTATCTGAAAACATGGAAGAGTGCAGGGGACATTGAAGTTGGCAAGAGTTGCAAAATCATTAGCTAACAATTTTAATGCCAAGAGGAGGGCTAAAGGACTTCTTCCTCGTGTGGTAGGGACTTACCAATCTTTAAGTGATTATGTTTTATCTTTCATCTCTTTGGGTGCATTCTTTTGCTTTTTTGTGCTCTATTTATTTACAATCAATTGCAAGCATGTGCaatgaaatgtatgaaggaatTGGAATTACACTTTACATATTGAAACCTTTCTCAAAATAATTGCTACCTTGGATGGAGCATAAACATGTTTTGGTGAATCACCATTTTGTGGAGGTTGGGGTTGAATTactcatttgacaatttcattGTTGAACTTGAGAAAAAATTGGATTTAAGTGAGACATAAAATAACATTTAGAGAGTACAGAATATAGCAATGTTCTACAAAGTTTCCTGACAAGGGGATGGGGGAACGTGGAGACGGGTTTTGGGGACAAGGTCACCAAGGATCTAAATTTGGGGATTGTGAGGGGATGGGTGGGGATGGCGGTAGAGTAGTGGTGGGGGAGCGGTGCTGATATAAAAATAGAATTCAATTAAAACCTTCGAAGCAAAATCTGCAAAATAACACCtctatggttgccccatgaaaggCCAACTAGTTTTCACGAAATTAAAGGTTGCAATCAGCATAGTTACCAAGAGACCCGTCTCCTACCCCCTAAGACGCATCTCGAAGACGGAGATGCATCTCCAATACTAGAGACGTCTCTGGAAACTTGCCGACACATAGCATGCTTTTGGCTGCCATCTCTGAAGTCTCCCAACTAGAAATTGATGTTTCCCACCCGAAAACTTAGGGCAAAATGCAatgaaaggcaaaaaaaagaaggCAAAGAAATAAAATAAGCCTGCAGCAAAACAAAGTCATAGGGAAATAACTAATAAGGAAACCACATTGCAGGAAGACAAAAATCCACACAAAGTTATAGTGATCTTAATCTTCTTGAACTCTTCCAGAATGTAAGAGCTCAATCTTTTCAATTCCTCCCTGGGAGGATTATCTTGTTGTCTCTTTTCTGCAGGTTGA contains the following coding sequences:
- the LOC131855945 gene encoding DAR GTPase 3, chloroplastic-like, which encodes MTMLLEKDDVAKSQAGYPFPKAGGRVPNLSSEDSKVSTNGNRILKSDIELPDFDLDINRWLRSSRVQWYPGHIAQAERELKQQLKLMDVVIEVRDARIPMATGHPEMDLWIGDKKKILVLNKVDMISTEDKNKWATYFSKQGITVVLANGQLGMGTLKLARVAKSLANNFNAKRRAKGLLPRVTRAGVVGYPNVGKSSLINRLLKRKICATASRPGVTRELKWVRIGQDLDLLGSPGILPMRFNDQAPAIKLAICDDIGERSYAVAGVAAILVEILKQHPDAGAGVLQNRYKINADCCLGKIFVKALAQRLFNGDVTQAAFRILYDFRKGKFGWIALERPPSNTM